One segment of Alligator mississippiensis isolate rAllMis1 chromosome 13, rAllMis1, whole genome shotgun sequence DNA contains the following:
- the NT5M gene encoding 5'(3')-deoxyribonucleotidase, mitochondrial gives MSTMVLLSSFLHLQGRRCGPFAALGLGRAPHRRLRACGAGCRPLRVLVDMDGVLADFEGGFLKKFRARYPDTPYITLEDRRGFWVSEQYGRLRPELSEKAISIWESKNFFIELDPLPGAVEAVKQMANMENTDVFICTSPIKMYRYCPYEKYAWVEKHFGQEFLEQIVLTRDKTVVSADLLIDDRPDITGAEPNPSWEHILFTACHNKHLRLKPPSRRLHSWTDDWRAVLDSKRAACNQLI, from the exons atgtCCACCATGGTTCTGCTCAGCAGCTTCTTGCACCTGCAGGGCAGGCGCTGCGGGCcctttgcagccctggggctgggcagggccccccACCGCAGGCTCCgggcgtgcggggctggctgcaggcccCTGCGGGTGCTGGTGGACATGGACGGGGTGCTCGCCGACTTCGAAGGAGGATTCCTAAAGAAGTTCAGGGCCAGGTACCCAGACACCCCCTACATTACCCTGGAGGACCGCAGGGGCTTCTGGGTGTCGGAACAGTATGGGCGCCTGAGACCTGAGCTGAGT GAGAAAGCAATAAGCATATGGGAGTCAAAGAATTTCTTCATCGAGCTGGATCCGCTCCCAGGCGCTGTGGAAGCTGTGAAGCAGATGGCCAATATGGAGAA CACTGATGTGTTCATCTGTACAAGTCCAATCAAGATGTACCGTTATTGCCCTTACGAGAAG TATGCATGGGTGGAGAAGCATTTTGGCCAAGAATTTCTGGAGCAGATTGTTCTCACCCGTGATAAAACCGTGGTCTCTGCTGACCTCCTCATAGATGACAGACCGGATATAACAG GTGCCGAGCCGAACCCCAGCTGGGAGCACATCCTCTTCACAGCTTGTCACAACAAGCACCTGCGGCTGAAACCCCCCAGCAGGAGGCTTCACTCGTGGACTGACGACTGGCGGGCAGTCCTGGACAGCAAACGGGCAGCGTGCAACCAGTTAATTTAA